The following are encoded together in the Fusarium keratoplasticum isolate Fu6.1 chromosome 1, whole genome shotgun sequence genome:
- a CDS encoding Acetyl-CoA C-acetyltransferase: MSNLPPVYIVSAARTPVGSFLGSLSSLTAVQLGSTAIKGAVERAGIKPEAVDEVFFGNVLSAGLGQGPARQCAIGAGLPQTVIATTVNKVCASSLKAIILGAQNIMLGTSDIVVAGGTESMSNTPHYLPNLRTGAKYGDQTLVDGVLKDGLTDSYKKEHMGLAGELCAQDYELTREAQDEYAINSYKKAQAATEAGLFTEIVPVEVSGGRGKPPVKIERDDEVKNLNVDKLKVMRPAFKPDGTVTAPNAAPINDGAAAVVLVSEAKLKELGLKPIAKILGWGDAEREPERFTVAPSLAIPKAIKHAGLTPEQIEFYEINEAFSVVALANIKILGLNPDKVNVYGGSVAIGHPLGCSGARIVTTLTSVLKEKKAKIGCVGICNGGGGASALVIENLQ, from the exons ATGTCTAACCTTCCCCCCGTCTACATCGTCTCTGCGGCTCGTACGCCCGTTGGCTCGTTCCTCGG CTCTttgtcgagcttgaccgCCGTTCAGCTGGGTTCTACCGCCATCAAGG GCGCCGTCGAGCGAGCTGGTATCAAGCCTGAGGCTGTCGACGAGGTCTTCTTTGGCAATGTCCTCTCTGCTGG TCTCGGTCAGGGTCCTGCTCGCCAGTGTGCCATTGGCGCCGGCCTCCCCCAGACCGTCATTGCCACGACCGTGAACAAGGTCTGCGCCTCCTctctcaaggccatcatcctTGGTGCTCAGAACATTATGCTGGGTACCTCCGatatcgtcgtcgctggcggAACCGAGTCCATGTCCAACACCCCTCACTACCTTCCCAACCTCCGAACCGGCGCCAAGTACGGCGACCAGACCCTCGTCGATGGCGTCCTCAAGGACGGTCTGACCGACTCGTACAAGAAGGAGCACATGGGTCTCGCTGGCGAGCTCTGTGCCCAGGACTACGAGCTCACCCGTGAGGCTCAGGACGAGTACGCCATCAACTCGTACAAGAAGGCTCAGGCTGCCACTGAGGCTGGTCTCTTCACCGAGATTGTTCCCGTCGAGGTCAGCGGTGGCCGTGGCAAGCCCCCCGTCAAGATCGAGCGTGatgacgaggtcaagaacctgaacgtcgacaagctcaaggtcatgCGCCCTGCCTTTAAGCCCGACGGAACCGTCACTGCCCCCAACGCCGCCCCCATCAACGATGGTGCCGCTGCCGTTGTCCTTGTCTccgaggccaagctcaaggagctcggtCTCAAGCCCATTGCCAAGATCCTTGGTTGGGGTGATGCCGAGCGCGAGCCCGAGCGCTTCACCGTTGCTCCCTCGCTGGCCatccccaaggccatcaagcacGCTGGCCTGACCCCCGAGCAGATCGAGTTCTACGAGATCAACGAGGCCTTCTCCGTTGTTGCtctcgccaacatcaagatccTCGGACTCAACCCCGACAAGGTCAACGTCTATGGTGGCTCCGTCGCCATCGGCCACCCTCTTGGCTGCTCTGGTGCCCGTATCGTCACCACCCTCACCTCCGTcctgaaggagaagaaggccaagattggcTGCGTCGGTATCTGCAACGGTGGTGGCGGTGCCTCTGCTCTCGTTATTGAGAACCTGCAATAG